In a genomic window of Zingiber officinale cultivar Zhangliang chromosome 9B, Zo_v1.1, whole genome shotgun sequence:
- the LOC122025286 gene encoding senescence-associated protein OSA15, chloroplastic-like, with product MYCFFFQHRCGFIRNIHDMMANKFYQFPSNERSFSLKDKMGFITLKKNGKALDLFADEVTTDRMQAIQEAYWTMASALLPSSP from the exons ATGTACTGCTTTTTTTTCCAACATCGTTGTGGT TTTATAAGAAACATTCATGACATGATGGCAAACAAATTTTACCAATT TCCTTCAAATGAAAGGTCTTTCTCTCTCAAAGATAAAATGGGATTCATTACACTCAAAAAGAATGGGAAAGCTCTTGATCTATTTGCAGATGAGGTCACAACAGACCGTATGCAAGCCATTCAG GAAGCTTATTGGACTATGGCATCTGCCTTACTGCCATCTAGTCCATGA